From Schizosaccharomyces pombe strain 972h- genome assembly, chromosome: II, the proteins below share one genomic window:
- the csc2 gene encoding FAR complex subunit Csc2 has protein sequence MAATTASCISFSQFQRLKKLIDSPASKHKPMEFKGTSKDDLEDDLNSFFDCEEELFLSANKIFYSKLRVYQTVRHWSLKQNWSSMSLDQKRNFILHCHHELSSGELLRNSALYSILYIAAGAYDSVGSFEEHVHSISENVYLLREFDIPKTVYSLFIEWNRTRKHSFLDNSRDEGFLNLLLSLMFFFLTLNNTDKTWIHSIRSLNPPVLPTLVKLFIDITSDYQLNLDKVIHSSLKKLSFLIFKVCIRLWGSQSYLQEKKAGLAEVLNISTSQQKPKTTALDYEVFRHEMATKFSSFADSYYPVPLDREQAHILPTLNTDSFHKSSFISSTRLCSPENPSLLVNTAKTSKMSARREQFQTNQNLPFCFTPNLEKLTIPYSVTEAANVFQNKTKRTLAVEQLLSERELLRRFTLQQRLVADLHEFYNSVKGPAHSFETEDPVLKFVSQSYDDLFPYMDNFIQLAVQLFYHISKKVNCLYVEAFSSSDAVLQRIQDNAVVDSPTEELSEQAARNRKSNVKIEYTEDFATGFAISGEISHSINNLEFVLYSLSSLFLMMLKWFRLSHVLRFERLAFLLYENHFLEIFNRHLTEGDCNRNTEKDVKCVRGGFFSYSSKMYKYDRVSIPVITRASSSRNLLITMNCLRVLEKVCKYSNIRKEIIARSNLHENLKKLLAIPHDKLRLYALKVLKLSVPFLGLKWKQANMSIITQIYLNCSLDLRDSWMFHENGSDTYRSAQLQETFLAILIRFYHIRLYGKKCKSLYQFCILEEMRLKKSIEELAASNMMEYIPESLWSYSFERSDTGFFENEFAAMHINDIA, from the coding sequence ATGGCTGCTACAACGGCTAGTTGTATTTCTTTCAGTCAATTCCAAAGACTAAAGAAACTTATTGATTCCCCAGCGTCTAAACACAAACCTATGGAATTCAAAGGAACTTCTAAAGATGATTTGGAGGACGATTTGAATAGTTTTTTCGATTGCGAAGAAGAATTGTTTCTTTCCgctaataaaatattctaCTCAAAGTTAAGAGTTTATCAAACTGTCCGTCACTGGAGCctcaaacaaaattggTCTTCCATGAGTTTGGACCAGAAGCGCAATTTTATCCTTCATTGCCATCACGAACTCTCTTCGGGTGAATTGCTGCGCAACAGCGCTCTTTACTCGATCCTGTACATAGCAGCTGGTGCTTACGATTCCGTTGGCAGTTTTGAAGAACACGTCCATAGTATTTCAGAAAACGTTTATCTGCTGCGAGAGTTTGATATTCCTAAGACTGtttattctctttttatcGAATGGAATCGTACCCGTAAACACAGCTTTCTGGATAACAGTAGAGACGAAGGTTTTCTTAATTTACTATTATCTCtaatgttcttttttttgactcTCAACAATACTGATAAAACGTGGATTCATTCTATCCGATCATTAAATCCCCCGGTATTGCCTACATTAGTAAAACTATTTATTGACATAACCAGCGATTATCAGTTGAACCTCGATAAGGTTATTCATTCAtctctaaaaaaattatcctttttgatttttaaagtttgCATTCGTCTTTGGGGATCTCAGTCTTATTTACAGGAAAAAAAGGCTGGGTTGGCCGAAGTTTTAAACATCTCTACGTCTCAGCAAAAGCCAAAAACCACAGCATTAGACTACGAAGTTTTTCGTCATGAAATGGCTACTaagttttcttcttttgctgATTCTTATTACCCTGTACCACTTGATCGTGAACAAGCACACATACTACCTACTCTCAATACAGACTCTTTTCATAAATCATCCTTTATATCTAGTACCCGACTTTGCTCACCCGAAAATCCATCACTTTTGGTGAATACTGCAAAAACCAGCAAAATGTCCGCTCGAAGGGAACAATTTCAAACTAACCAAAATTTACCATTTTGCTTTACCCCTAACTTGGAGAAGCTTACAATACCTTACAGTGTTACAGAGGCTGCCAatgttttccaaaataaaaCGAAGAGAACTCTAGCGGTTGAACAATTGTTATCTGAAAGAGAGCTTTTACGTCGCTTTACTTTGCAGCAACGACTCGTTGCAGATCTGCATGAGTTTTACAATTCAGTGAAGGGACCTGCTCATTCATTTGAAACAGAAGATCCTGTTCTTAAATTTGTCTCTCAATCCTATGATGACTTATTCCCGTATATGGATAATTTTATTCAGTTAGCAGTCCAACTGTTTTAccatatttcaaaaaaagttaattgCCTTTACGTAGAGGctttctcttcttcagaCGCTGTTTTACAACGAATTCAAGACAATGCAGTTGTAGACTCGCCTACTGAAGAATTAAGTGAACAGGCTGCTAGGAATCGTAAGTCTAAtgtaaaaattgaatatacGGAAGACTTTGCAACAGGATTCGCAATTTCGGGTGAGATTTCtcattcaataaataacCTCGAATTTGTGCTATATTCTTTGTCAAGTCTATTTTTGATGATGTTGAAATGGTTTCGCTTGTCTCATGTGCTACGTTTTGAAAGATTAGCATTTTTATTGTAtgaaaatcattttttggaaattttcaatCGTCACCTTACAGAAGGGGATTGTAATAGGAATACCGAAAAGGATGTAAAGTGCGTGCGCGGAGGATTCTTTTCATATTCCTCGAAAATGTATAAATATGACAGAGTCAGTATTCCTGTGATTACAAGAGCCTCGTCTTCTCGAAACTTACTTATAACGATGAACTGTTTACGCGTTTTGGAGAaagtttgtaaatattcaaatatAAGGAAGGAGATCATTGCAAGGAGTAACTTGCACGAAAATCTAAAGAAGTTACTAGCCATCCCTCACGATAAGCTTCGTCTATATGCACTAAAGGTGTTAAAATTAAGTGTACCTTTTCTTGGCCTAAAATGGAAGCAAGCCAATATGAGTATAATAACGCAGATATACCTAAATTGTTCTTTAGATCTTCGAGATAGTTGGATGTTTCACGAAAATGGCTCTGACACTTACCGCTCAGCGCAACTTCAAGAAACATTCTTGGCTATTTTAATAAGGTTTTATCATATTCGCCTATATGGGAAAAAGTGCAAGTCTTTATATCAGTTTTGTATCCTAGAGGAAATGaggttaaaaaaatcaattgaagaGCTTGCTGCAAGCAACATGATGGAATACATCCCGGAATCTTTGTGGTCCTACTCTTTTGAGCGCAGTGATACAggtttctttgaaaatgagTTTGCTGCTATGCACATAAATGACATTGCATGA
- the crt10 gene encoding WD repeat protein Crt10, involved in ribosomal RNA decay, which translates to MQRDLTVDEFLNYLYINVKELFTLKEKSFHFWRNSLISCSKTKNFLFVVVGDEVLVYDLKEISSDASEPEPCFYLHCPHEASSSRQGDINQDMPNVINNVRCELIGDLEYFITANDCGKVAIYDVQKLNREPIIYDVQHSAWGLAVSPLRILGISSNSHNVNLFHLSPEFKRFKEDYHSPWFRQETLVLEGHEHNIPCITFNSSGTLLLSGSIDRSLQIWDITSLSCLCKFYTKLSIWGVKFIDKNAFYHISILKHKPGSLIPAQQFGQSPWKPPIMSSSAFLLSHEEDFDDDAVFEGEYYVHIQDELPKTKVKNYFRTYLRQKPEELFIFTTKFSIVLCAYMGNSQIFPLVSSKNCFEEPITPRFQALHRINMIECIPELQSVVCASQSGQLTLLRLICTTKILNGNPIYVYSFVPHKIRLTHLVDAPLLGMSVCPLYPGEENPFKRFKIMLTVYTGKVISVEVQLSENLYDTSHIGNIPL; encoded by the exons atgcAAAGAGACCTAACAGTTGATGAATTCCTAAACTATCTATAT ATTAATGTTAAAGAATTATTCACATTGAAAGAGAAAtcctttcatttttggaGAAATTCACTGATTTCATGTAGTAAAACGAAGAATTTTCTGTTTGTGGTTGTAGGCG ATGAAGTTCTTGTTTATGACTTAAAGGAGATCTCATCAGATGCTTCAGAACCTGAACCttgcttttatttgcaTTGTCCTCATGAAGCATCTTCCTCGCGGCAAGGAGATATCAATCAAGACATGCCAAATGTCATCAACAATGTTCGTTGTGAATTAATTGGAGATTTGGAGTATTTTATTACCGCCAATGATTGTGGAAAAGTAGCGATATACGATGTTCAAAAGTTAAATCGAGAGCCTATAATTTATGATGTTCAGCATTCAGCTTGGGGACTAGCAGTTTCACCTCTTAGGATCCTTGGCATATCTTCCAATTCTCACAATGTTAATTT ATTTCATCTGTCGCCTGAATTTAAACGATTTAAAGAGGATTACCATTCTCCTTGGTTTAGACAAGAGACATTAGTACTGGAAGGACATGAACATAATA TACCGTGTATAACATTTAATTCTTCAGGAACATTATTACTGAGTGGATCTATTGATCGATCACTTCAGATATGGGATATAACTTCATTAAGTTGCCTTTGCAAGTTTTATACAAAGTTAAG TATTTGGGGAGTTAAGTtcattgataaaaatgCGTTCTATCATATTTCCATCCTAAAGCACAAACCGGGATCTCTTATTCCGGCGCAACAATTTGGCCAAAGCCCTTGGAAGCCACCCATCATGTCCAGTTCAGCTTTCTTATTATCGCATGAAGAAGATTTCGATGACGACGCGGTTTTTGAAGGTGAATACTATGTTCATATACAGGATGAACTTCCG AAGACGaaggtaaaaaattattttcgtACTTATCTGCGGCAGAAACCTGAAGAActattcatttttactacgaaattttcaatagttTTATGTGCTTACATGGGAAATTCACAAATATTTCCTTTGGTGAGCAGtaaaaattgctttgaGGAACCCATTACCCCCAGGTTTCAAGCTTTACATAGAATCAATATGATAGAATGTATTCCCGAATTACAGTCAGTTGTTTGTGCCAGTCAGAGTGGTCAATTAACATTGCTTCGCTTGATTTGTACAACAAAAATTCTCAATGGAAATCCAATTTATGTTTACTCATTTGTTCCCCATAAAATTCGCCTCACTCATTTGGTGGATGCTCCTTTATTGGGAATGAGTGTTTGCCCATTGTATCCTGGAGAAGAAAAtccttttaaaagatttaaaataatg CTTACTGTTTATACCGGAAAAGTTATTTCTGTAGAAGTTCAGCTCTCGGAAAATTTATACGACACTAGTCATATAGGAAACATACCTCTTTGA
- the gpi13 gene encoding pig-O family ethanolamine phosphate transferase, protein MEEKRVKCKKKLTSTIGTWKYIQACIFFAIILISNFYGLKSFTDGFLLRRAVLNQTSLCENPPADVREWKNSSGCWAPKIFERAVIVIIDALRYDFLIPYNDSNYYHNAFTTPYETSVLHPENSYLTQFIADAPTTTSQRLKGLTTGSLPTFIDLGSNFAGTNIDEDNLLLQWKSLDKQIVLLGDDTWDVLFHDYLNETLSQPAFSFNVPDLHGVDNKVNQYVFDYIKDANFDVLIAHYLGVDHVGHRLGPDHPTMRDKLNQMDRCVKEMMDLLDDSTLLIVMGDHGMDNKGNHGGDSFDEINSVLWMYSKKPTFGYLKQPGKVLSANQVDLVPTLSLLLGNPIPYGNLGTLIPEPFYYYGDEYLSKAQKINIGQLNRFFSEYDLDASDFLSSSVHKNNNSYLDQYFLDFDYARDAFSYFKAIWAEFSLFPMIIGFLLLIIGGFNLALLMQDKSVIFRMSANMAPSVMKCLPVCLILILANNELHSPFPAEFYVLLPSFYILLNSFNQKLMEYFKGFVKLDYFSIFITFLHVCSFGSNSFTVWEDRLCHFLIITIGLVMFCKCFSEMSPLFACSTYSALAFILLQVISSYVTNCREEQGAFCVSTYISTPDNSLRTLIVLALMALSSIILPLILQLHLRRVLGLSLKLYHLSILYFFELISSIFWIAHHVFANDALLEKQYHHVLYSLANTYVICILGVLIWQFFLLSRSKFAKINVIERSYFVFALLYSFLSFLQRPLGHLSLFSCFLQILLLIQLKQWQPSVGHNFFSVTLGLLGLSHFFTTGNQAAISSLDWNFAFIHSKSAENQAISAIFMFLHTVGAPILTCISIPLFSFEPLSKKNRFLINLFRFSFSFILYNLLISTSTVFFAGFFRRHLMVWKVFAPRFMLSGILLVTHQLFVLIQCFGSSVVKFPEDAE, encoded by the coding sequence ATGGAGGAAAAAAGggtaaaatgtaaaaaaaaacttaccaGTACCATTGGAACTTGGAAATATATTCAAGCTTGCATCTTTTTCGCGATTATACTAATTTCGAATTTTTACGGCTTGAAATCGTTCACCGACGGGTTCCTTTTACGAAGAGCTGTTTTAAACCAAACGTCTTTATGCGAAAACCCGCCTGCCGATGTGCGCGAATGGAAAAATTCATCAGGTTGTTGGGCTcccaaaatatttgaacGGGCCGTTATTGTCATCATAGATGCTCTCCGTTATGACTTTTTAATACCTTATAATGATAGCAATTATTACCATAATGCATTCACGACTCCATACGAAACTTCTGTCCTTCATCCAGAAAACTCTTACTTAACACAATTCATAGCAGATGCCCCAACTACTACATCTCAAAGATTGAAAGGTCTCACTACTGGTTCGTTACCAACTTTTATTGATCTTGGTTCTAACTTCGCTGGAACAAATATTGATGAGGATAATCTGCTTCTCCAATGGAAATCATTAGATAAACAAATCGTATTGCTAGGTGATGATACTTGGGACGTATTGTTCCATGATTATTTGAATGAGACACTCTCTCAACctgctttttctttcaatgtACCTGATCTTCATGGAGTAGATAATAAGGTTAATCAATATGTATTCGATTATATAAAAGATGCCAACTTTGATGTCCTAATAGCACACTACTTGGGCGTTGACCACGTTGGTCACCGCTTGGGACCTGATCATCCAACAATGCGAGATAAACTGAATCAAATGGACAGGTGTGTGAAAGAAATGATGGATCTACTGGATGATAGTACATTACTCATTGTCATGGGAGATCATGGTATGGACAACAAAGGAAATCACGGTGGTGATTCATTCGATGAAATTAACTCTGTACTGTGGATGTATAGCAAAAAGCCAACCTTTGGCTATTTGAAACAACCAGGTAAAGTACTAAGTGCAAATCAGGTAGATCTAGTTCCTACCTTAAGTTTGCTCTTAGGAAATCCCATTCCGTATGGCAACCTTGGTACCTTAATTCCAGAACCTTTTTACTACTATGGAGATGAATATTTGTCGAAAGCCCAAAAGATTAATATCGGTCAACTCAATCGCTTCTTTAGCGAGTATGATTTAGATGCTTCTGACTTCCTTTCGTCCTCTGtccataaaaataataactcTTATTTAGATCAATACTTTTTAGACTTTGACTATGCAAGAGACGCATTCTCTTACTTTAAAGCAATTTGGGCGGAGTTTAGTCTTTTCCCTATGATCATTGgatttttacttcttaTTATAGGTGGATTTAACTTGGCTTTGTTGATGCAAGATAAGTCGGTGATTTTTAGGATGTCTGCCAATATGGCTCCATCAGTCATGAAATGTTTGCCGGTTTgcttaattttaattttggcAAACAACGAACTTCATTCTCCGTTCCCGGCGGAATTCTATGTATTACTTCCTTCATTTTACATCCTGTTAAATTCCTTTAATCAGAAGTTGATGGAGTACTTTAAAGGTTTTGTCAAGTTGGACTACtttagtatttttataacTTTTCTACACGTTTGCAGTTTTGGTTCCAACTCTTTTACAGTATGGGAAGATCGCCTTTGTCACTTCTTGATCATCACTATTGGACTAGTTATGTTTTGCAAATGCTTTTCCGAAATGAGCCCCCTTTTTGCATGCTCTACTTACTCTGCATTGGCATTTATCCTTTTACAGGTAATTTCTTCGTACGTAACTAACTGTCGCGAAGAGCAAGGTGCGTTTTGTGTTAGCACGTACATCTCAACTCCTGATAACAGCCTCAGAACCTTGATTGTTTTGGCGTTAATGGCTCTTTCTTCTATTATATTGCCTCTCATTCTGCAACTTCACTTGCGACGCGTTCTTGGCctttctttaaaactttATCATCTTTCAATCCTCTATTTTTTCGAGTTAATATCTTCAATATTTTGGATTGCTCATCATGTTTTCGCGAATGATGCTTTATTAGAAAAGCAGTATCATCATGTTTTATACTCACTTGCAAATACTTACGTAATTTGCATTCTTGGTGTTTTGATATGGCAATTCTTCTTACTGTCGCGATCCAAGTTTGCTAAAATAAATGTCATCGAAAGATCATATTTCGTTTTTGCATTACTATATTCTTTTCTCTCATTTTTGCAAAGGCCCCTGGGACATCtctctttattttcttgctttttACAAATCCTGCTTCTTATTCAACTTAAACAATGGCAGCCAAGTGTTGGTCACAACTTCTTTTCGGTAACGCTAGGTTTATTGGGATTGTcgcatttttttacaacGGGAAATCAGGCTGCTATATCGTCTCTTGATTGGAATTTTGCAttcattcattcaaaatctGCTGAAAACCAGGCTATAAGCGCTATATTCATGTTTTTGCATACGGTCGGTGCGCCGATACTTACTTGCATTTCGATTCCACTATTTTCATTCGAACCACTTTCCAAGAAAAATAGATTCTTGATAAACTTGTTTCGattctccttttctttcattctttATAACCTATTGATCTCGACGAGTACTGTCTTCTTTGCTGGATTTTTTCGTCGCCATTTGATGGTTTGGAAAGTGTTTGCACCTCGGTTTATGCTAAGTGGAATATTACTTGTTACTCATCAGCTCTTTGTCCTGATCCAATGCTTCGGAAGTTCTGTTGTCAAATTTCCTGAAGATGCTGAATAA